A genomic segment from Aegilops tauschii subsp. strangulata cultivar AL8/78 chromosome 1, Aet v6.0, whole genome shotgun sequence encodes:
- the LOC109770174 gene encoding uncharacterized protein, with the protein MLSKFPKLSKRIPFPPVLPSPSRRRLLQHSLLPLLMADPSPSPPTAASASDALLAPDATLPAAAPDLDKEFGFQRAELGKEKLAGTVGFHERHVFLCYKGPEEWPSHVEASESDHLPRLLAAAIKARKPNLKKSTKLTICEGEDGTESSLGDVLIFPDMIRYRELTHLDVDNFVEEVLLKDTEWLPGSPEAIKGSYVFVCCHGSRDKRCGVCGPALITRFKEEIEGQGLDGQVAVSACSHVGGHKYAGNVIIFSPDAKGEVTGHWYGYVAPDDVPVLLRQHIGQGEIVGHLWRGQLGLSEEQQKKALELRHATNGLTEEKSSAKESPEANGTNGAACNPAPAGGCCQGNGGGLTCCQNDLPEAKQDKSIPAEQNHKSSTTECDKENVAATKKGRMKICRASTWFETWDRSDTYTTLAVVASAATVFAAFRCYKAMN; encoded by the exons ATGCTTTCCAAATTTCCCAAACTCTCCAAGCGAATCCCATTTCCGCCGGTCCTCCCTTCGCCAAGCCGTCGGCGACTGCTGCAGCAcagcctcctccccctcctcatggccgacccctccccctccccccccacgGCGGCCTCCGCCAGCGACGCCCTCCTCGCGCCGGACGCGaccctccccgccgccgcccccgaccTGGACAAGGAGTTCGGGTTCCAGCGGGCGGAGCTCGGTAAGGAGAAGCTCGCCGGGACGGTGGGCTTCCACGAGCGCCACGTGTTCCTCTGCTACAAGGGCCCTGAGGAGTGGCCGTCCCACGTCGAGGCCTCCGAGTCCGACCACctcccccgcctcctcgccgccgccatcAAGGCCCGCAAGCCCAATCTGAAGAAGAGC ACCAAACTGACAATTTGTGAAGGAGAAGATGGCACTGAGTCATCTCTTGGAGATGTGTTGATCTTTCCTGATATGATCCGATACAG AGAGCTGACCCACCTTGATGTCGACAACTTTGTGGAAGAAGTACTCTTGAAAGATACTGAATGGCTTCCTGGATCTCCTGAGGCTATAAAAGGTTCCTATGTTTTTGTCTGCTGCCATGGAAGCAGGGATAAAAGGTGTGGTGTTTGCGGTCCTGCTCTGATTACAAGGTTCAAGGAAGAGATTGAAGGACAAGGTCTTGATGGTCAGGTGGCTGTTAGTGCATGCTCACACGTTGGAGGTCACAAGTATGCAGGAAATGTCATCATATTCAGTCCAGATGCCAAGGGAGAAGTGACTGGTCATTG GTATGGTTATGTTGCTCCTGATGATGTGCCTGTGTTACTGCGTCAACATATCGGACAAGGAGAGATTGTGGGCCATCTATGGAG GGGCCAGTTGGGCTTGTCTGAAGAGCAGCAGAAGAAAGCTCTGGAGCTTAGGCACGCGACGAATGGCCTGACCGAGGAAAAATCAAGCGCCAAAGAATCCCCTGAAGCAAATGGGACCAACGGTGCTGCTTGCAACCCTGCACCTGCAGGTGGATGCTGCCAGGGCAATGGAGGAGGGTTAACCTGCTGCCAAAATGATCTGCCAGAAGCAAAACAGGATAAGAGCATTCCAGCTGAGCAGAACCACAAGAGCTCTACGACAGAGTGTGACAAAGAAAACGTTGCTGCCACCAAGAAGGGGCGCATGAAGATTTGCCGGGCATCCACCTGGTTCGAGACCTGGGACAGGTCCGACACCTACACCACTCTTGCTGTTGTTGCTTCTGCTGCAACCGTGTTCGCCGCGTTCAGGTGCTACAAGGCCATGAACTGA